A stretch of the Ctenopharyngodon idella isolate HZGC_01 chromosome 14, HZGC01, whole genome shotgun sequence genome encodes the following:
- the LOC127494231 gene encoding uncharacterized protein LOC127494231 isoform X2, whose translation MLGRGIMRVFGETLLIIACLHLYGQGSGQSGTCTPENCLNCLNNTILYNCTNGDPKNCMIEDFNVTIEPSSTLPVDEGSDVTVTCIHNLTNGVISWLKNDELQKGENQKTFEIKIILKDTDISCNVESHCGVFNSTITITVKLANNMMIIMICVGGAAALLMLFAVGMKIKLRRGQAQNQARKRQRQQNMENIHSTVNTVTSYY comes from the exons ATGTTAGGAAGAGGGATCATGAGAGTGTTTGGCGAAACTCTGCTCATCATCGCCTGTCTTCATCTCT ACGGTCAAGGCAGTGGACAATCTGGAACATGTACACCGGAAAACTGTTTGAACTGTTTGAACAATACCATCTTATATAACTGCACCAATG GTGATCCAAAAAATTGCATGATAGAAG ATTTTAATGTGACCATAGAACCCAGTAGCACCCTCCCAGTCGATGAGGGTTCAGACGTGACCGTGACCTGCATTCATAATCTTACCAACGGCGTCATCAGCTGGCTGAAGAACGATGAATTACAGAAAGGAGAAAATCAAAAAACATTTGAGATCAAGATTATTTTAAAGGACACAGACATCAGCTGTAATGTTGAAAGTCATTGTGGGGTCTTCAACTCAACTATAACCATTACAGTAAAAC TTGCAAATAACATGATGATTATAATGATTTGTGTTGGGGGAGCGGCTGCTCTGCTTATGCTGTTTGCCGTAGGCATGAAGATCAAGCTGAGGAGAGGACAAG caCAGAATCAGGCCAGGAAGAGACAAAGACAGCAGAACATGGAGAACATCCACAGCACTGTGAACACCGTCACCAGCTACTACTGA
- the arl3l2 gene encoding ADP ribosylation factor like GTPase 3, like 2: MGEAPKGLLSVMQKLKGSTELELRIVLLGLDNAGKTTLLKCLASEDVSTITPTQGFNIKSVASHGMKLNVWDIGGQRKIRPFWKKYLENTDLLVYVIDSTDKKRFEETGLELSDLIDEENLAGVPILIFANKQDLGTASPASEIAEGLNLHTYRDRVWQIQACSAVTGEGVQDGMNWICNNIVNRKK, translated from the exons atgggcgaAGCTCCAAAG GGTTTGCTGTCGGTAATGCAGAAGCTGAAGGGATCCACAGAGCTTGAGCTCAGGATCGTTCTGTTGGGTCTAGACAACGCTGGTAAAACCACACTGCTCAAGTGTCTCGCCTCGGAGGACGTGAGCACCATCACACCAACACAG GGCTTCAACATCAAGAGCGTGGCCTCTCATGGGATGAAACTGAACGTGTGGGACATCGGCGGACAAAGAAAGATCCGTCCTTTCTGGAAGAAATACCTAGAAAACACAGATTTATTG GTTTATGTCATCGACAGCACTGACAAGAAGCGGTTTGAGGAAACAGGATTG GAACTGTCAGATCTGATAGATGAGGAAAACCTCGCGGGCGTTCCCATCCTCATCTTTGCCAATAAGCAGGATTTAGGAACGGCGTCTCCAGCCAGCGAGATCGCCGAGGGTTTGAACCTGCACACCTACAGAGACCGAGTCTGGCAGATCCAGGCCTGTTCGGCAGTCACAGGAGAGGGAGTACAG GACGGTATGAATTGGATCTGCAACAACATCGTCAACAGGAAGAAATGA
- the LOC127494231 gene encoding uncharacterized protein LOC127494231 isoform X1, with translation MLGRGIMRVFGETLLIIACLHLYGQGSGQSGTCTPENCLNCLNNTILYNCTNGDPKNCMIEDFNVTIEPSSTLPVDEGSDVTVTCIHNLTNGVISWLKNDELQKGENQKTFEIKIILKDTDISCNVESHCGVFNSTITITVKLANNMMIIMICVGGAAALLMLFAVGMKIKLRRGQESGQEETKTAEHGEHPQHCEHRHQLLLRLSFPTTDEP, from the exons ATGTTAGGAAGAGGGATCATGAGAGTGTTTGGCGAAACTCTGCTCATCATCGCCTGTCTTCATCTCT ACGGTCAAGGCAGTGGACAATCTGGAACATGTACACCGGAAAACTGTTTGAACTGTTTGAACAATACCATCTTATATAACTGCACCAATG GTGATCCAAAAAATTGCATGATAGAAG ATTTTAATGTGACCATAGAACCCAGTAGCACCCTCCCAGTCGATGAGGGTTCAGACGTGACCGTGACCTGCATTCATAATCTTACCAACGGCGTCATCAGCTGGCTGAAGAACGATGAATTACAGAAAGGAGAAAATCAAAAAACATTTGAGATCAAGATTATTTTAAAGGACACAGACATCAGCTGTAATGTTGAAAGTCATTGTGGGGTCTTCAACTCAACTATAACCATTACAGTAAAAC TTGCAAATAACATGATGATTATAATGATTTGTGTTGGGGGAGCGGCTGCTCTGCTTATGCTGTTTGCCGTAGGCATGAAGATCAAGCTGAGGAGAGGACAAG AATCAGGCCAGGAAGAGACAAAGACAGCAGAACATGGAGAACATCCACAGCACTGTGAACACCGTCACCAGCTACTACTGAGATTGAGTTTTCCTACAACTGATGAACCCTGA